atttatatatattttttaaatataaatattaatttatgctTCTTACCAATGGAATGATTACGAAACAATTTGTTTGCTAAAAGCCATGACCTATGCACAGTGgacaaacacaagcacatgacTATAGGTGGATGAAGGCTTCATGGTGCTTATCACCAGATGTTTCCTTCCCAGACTTATCACAGGCAttggtgcttgtgtgtgtgtgtatggtgttcAGGGGTACCTGCAGTATGGAGTGCTACACGTGGAACTCAGAATTAGGTGTGAGCCAGTGCCAGTATAAAAGCCAGTGTCCCACACAGGTGACTATCAGGAGAGTGACTCAAGATCGAGACACGGCCATGTTCTTGCTTGTCAGTTGTCTTGCCTTTCTGGCCTCTGCACTGGGTGAGTTGCTGGTTGTTTACCAGCAGGTGTTTTTTATCTGTAGGATCTTTTTCTGCGATGGTTTGGTAGCAATTTGTTTTATGTAACCAGATTGTAACCACAACAATACACATAACTCTTACTGGTATATACTATATGCCATGTTGTGAAACAAGCATAATATGTATTCTACTGTGTGATTTGGCATCAGGGTGTGGAGTACCTGCTATCAAGCCCCAAGTGAATGGATACAACAAGATTGTAAATGGGCATAACGCTGTGTCTGGATCCTGGCCTTGGCAGGTTTCACTTCAGGTAACCTAAGTAATGCACCCACACACCCAATGTAGTTTTGCTACAGTCTCAACCCCCCGAAATTGTACAAACGCATGTTCTTACTTCTAGGATGCTAGAGGATTCCACTTCTGTGGAGGATCTCTGATCAACCAGTACTGGGTTGTCACTGCTGCTCACTGCCGTGTGTCGTAAGTAAATTTGCCATGCCCCCTATTGACATGAGAAAAATCCCCGCATTGCCATCTCTGTAATCactgctctgtctctttttacTTGCTCCAGTGCTCAAAACCACCGTGTAATCCTAGGAGAACATGATCGTCAGTCTAACACTGAGCCAATTCAAGTCAAGTCCATTTACAGGGTAAGCAACACCATAATGCATACAAACTTTCTTcacttattaaaaaaatcatattttacttaaagtatccaTTTCCTGGGTATTTGTgtcattgcattttgcattaTATTGGCCTACGATTTGTGCCCACCTCTCCATCCAGGTCATCAGTCACCCCTACTACAACGCCCAGAACTTCAACAATGACATCACCCTTCTGAAGCTGTCCTCCCCAGTTCAGATGACATCCCGTGTGTCTCCTGTGTGCCTGGCCTCCTCCAGCACCAACATCCCCTATGGAACCAAATGTGTCACTACTGGGTGGGGCAAGACTGGCCAAACTTGTGAGTGAGCGATTGCCTTCAAGTTTTACACACAAAGTAGATTTACAAAAAGGCATATGAACCGCTCCATTTCCACaaaggaaaaatataaaaaagattaTATGAACATCCACTAAGAAAAGATGTATTTGGGCATTGAGCCTCATCTCCATTTCATCTCTGTTTTCAGCAACCCCCCGCTACCTCCAGCAGACTGCCCTGCCTTTGCTCAGCCTTGCTCAGTGCAAGCAATACTGGGGTAACAAAATCTCTGATGCCATGATCTGTGCTGGTGCTTCTGGAGTGTCCTCCTGTCAGGTAACACCATTTCAATGcctaaaatacacatttataaGAAAAATTTGTAAttctttaaaacaacaatacgcTGCAAGTCAGTCCACTAAACCAATTGTTCATGATATACTAATTAAATTTGATACATTTGCAAATGACAAGTGATTTGTTGATATATCACAAATACAGGACATGtttaatgtgtaaattaaaatgtgttgattttaataataaactatGAGAAGTGAATATAACATAATGTATTTGGAATTGCTTACTAATTAattaaaagatttcaaatatacaCAAAAATCCAAATTGATAATGGATATTCACAGAATACATAAGAGCTGTCTGAGCATTCATAGATTTAGCAAACAAACTAGTAACACACATTGTTCAATCATCATTAACTAATAGGTTGTAAGAAACTCCATAATGAAAGTGTAACTATAAAGGGTTCtatctttttcatttcttgcTGTTACTGTTCTTGCTgcatgttttcctgtttttgaatTGATGTCACTGATGTAACTGATGGCAGGCCAGCCTACATCCTGTTAAAAGCTGTACAGAATTTGACTTCATTGCATTTCATTCTATTATATGACTCAATTCATGCTCCTAAAAGCCAATTAACAAAATCATCTCATTGTCTCATTGAAGGGTGACTCTGGTGGCCCTCTGGTCTGTGAGAACAGTGGAGTGTGGTCTCTTGTGGGTATTGTGTCCTGGGGAACCTCTAACTGCAACATAATGACCCCTGCTGTGTATGCACGTGTGTCCTACCTGCGCAGATGGGTCGACCAGATTGTTGCTTCCAACTAACGTGTAAACACAAAAAATCTGCAAtgtacatgtgcatgttttCCCATTGTCCTGATCCTTAATAAATGATGTCAAATAACAACCACTTACTGTACGTTTGGTGCATTTGTGAGAAAtcaagcataaaaaaaaaaaacacaaagtgttggtttttatttttgagggggggggggagaaatgaAAAGCAGTACTGTGCAATATACAGCCTGCAAATGATTTAACAtggagataaaaaaatatacaataataatgtataaaatataCAACTTCAGAGCCCTCCATCAAAAACTACATTTGTGAAGCTTATTTAAACTTTTGTTGAGACTGTCAGTGATGCTCATTCAGTACTAGTAATTTAATGAGTCATATCAAGTGCGATTGAAATCTTATTATATTCTAATTAAGATATTCTATTTCCAATGTTCTATGTTCCATGCTATTTTGTCCATTTTCTGTGCATTGCCTAATCCTGTGCAAAGCCATGTTAGCAGCAGCAGAAGTAGTGTCTCATTGGCAGCTGCATGAACCGAGAAGGAGGGGTAATCAGATAGAGAAAAGACAAAGCAAATGCAAAGCCAGTTAGAGATCAACTTGGGATAAAGACAGACTCTTGCTGCAACACCAAAATGGAACCCGGTAAGAATCCTTTCTTGCTATTTAGATGCATTAACAGAAAGGTGGTCATCATTTCTTGCAGAGTGATATAAAATAAGTACTGTGTGTACAAACCCTTGTGTGATCACAATACCAACTGACTTAAATGAGTGAAAAAGGTAATTTGTATAGTATTCTAGTAGAATAGAGGGAGTCAGAGTTGCATAGAACATGTAAACAGTATGGAGTTAATTAGAATCAGATCATTAAGAAAATCAGGTCTGTTGTATTACAATCGCTCCTATATCCTTCACAACTACTGCAATTTCCTTTTCACCTGCGTCAGCAAGTTGTCCCTGGACCGTCTACAGCTGGACCAGAATGCTGCTGCAGGCTGTTGAACAGGTCAATCAGTACAAATCACATTATTCCCATCTTATCCTCTTTACATTGGCTTCCTATAAAGTTGAGGATTTAATTTGAGGTTCTTGTTCTAACATATAGATCCTTGCATGGTCAGGCACATGTGTACATCTCTGTACTGCTCCATCCGTATATTACCAGTAGGTTTGCTTAGATCTTCTGAGCCAGGATTACTGGTGTCCCTCACAGTCGACTACAGAACAAAGGTGAAGGGTGACCGTGCATTTGAAGTGGTGGGTCCGCACTATGTAAGACCCTTACTAGTTACACGTTCTGTGGTCTCTGTTGTTGCTAAAAAGCAGCTCAAGGCTCCCCTATTTAAGATGGAATTTGTCTCAtcattgtatttgtttgtttttaactttacatttacttgatttatttgtatttctattgatattttattctttttggcTTGTTCTATTTAATCTTCTGGGATACTATTTCTAACAATATTACTCTTGTGAGGCACTATATGACTTTATTTGTAAAATGCAATATATTGAATAGGTGTAGGCTAATATTATTTGTATTGatattgtcattattattatgtacTTAATCGGGttataaaataatcaattttctCAGTGCATATTGCAGAATGTGTTGAAGATACAAATGcttgtaataaaatatttctgttttgtacTTTAGCTAACATCACTTCAACAGAAGATAAACCAGCCGGGGTAGATGGGGTTCTCAGAAAAGTGCGGATTGCCTCCCTGGTGATCTACTGTGTGATCATCATGGTGGGGACTCTGGGCAACGGTCTGGTTATCTACGTGACAGGCTGCAGGATGAAGAGAACAGTCAACTCTGTTTGGTTTCTCAACTTGGCCCTGGCTGACTTCCTCTTTACGGCCTTTCTGATTTTAACGATCATTTCCGTCTCTCAGGAGTATCATTGGCAATTTGGAGAATTCATGTGCAAGCTCAACAGCTTTGTGATTATAGTCAACATGTTTGCCAGTATCTTTCTTCTGACAGCCATAAGTCTGGATCGTTGCCTGTCCATCTGGGTGGTGGTGTGGGCACAAAACAAGCGCACTGTTCTCAAAGCCCAGCTCATATGCGTTTGCATCTGGATGACTGCTATGGTCTGCAGCATCCCTTATGCCGTTTTTCGCGGGATTCAAGTTAGAGGGGAGAAGATTTATTGTAGTTATTCTGCATACATATCACTTAAAGGAAtatggtttcttggcatttttCGCTTTGTTGTGGGCTTCCTCATCCCATTCCTGGTAATAATTGTCTGTTATGTGGCCATAGCTGTTCGTGCAGGGCGCCTGCATAGGATCAGGAAACAGAGATCTCGCCGAATCATTTTTTCTATTGTTCTTGCATTCTTCATCTGCTGGTTGCCCTTCCATATTACAAATTTTATAGAGTTAAAGTCCTATGATAACCCAGATCTTAGGAATATTGTCGTGATTGCCGGTCCACTGACTTTGAGTCTGGCTTTTATGAACAGTTGCCTGAACCCGATTCTCTATGTTTTCTTGTGTGATGAATTCCAGAAGAAGCTCAGGAAGTCCATATGCTTTGTCCTAGAGAGTGCCCTGGCAGAGGACCACTTGTCCTTTATGTCCTCTCGTTCCTTGTCATCACACTTTTCCTGGATTTCCCGCAAGTCAGACTCTACTGCACCTTTGGAGAGGAAGGGCACAGAAACTTCCTTAAACTTCACAGAAAGCAAAGTGGTCATCACTGGCGAGAGAAAGACTGAGAGTACTGAATAAAGGCCTCTCCAGACACTTCCTGAAACTTCACAGAAAGCAAAGTGGTTATCACtgatgagagacagagacattgaGCACTGATTAAGAACCCAGGCAAAGTGACTTCAATGagaccagatttttttttttaaagcaaacttGTAATCAATGAATAATCAAAGTTCTTTGTGTAACAAGTAATTATTTTGTACCATGTAAACTTTAAGACATCAGATATGGAATTGCCTATAGCTAATATAATAAAGGAAccaatgttatgtttgtctgtaagCTTTTGATGCTCATTTACCCATGGTTATTGACAGGCTATTTGTCCATAGCAGCATCCATGATATGTTACACAAAAGACTGAGCTTTAATACTTAAGCGTTTCAATTAAGGTGAataaaaacttattttaaaaGCTGTTTTCTTACTTCTACATCACCAACACAAGTACAATGAACAGACAGTGTTTTATCTTACAGGATACAACAACAGTACGTGCAACTTCCTGAGTTTGCAAAAATGGAACGTACTTTGTAAATCATACCACCCGCAGATTACTTTAAAGCCCAATGcaaataaggaaaaaaagaaaaatcaaactAAATATCATAGATTTTCTTGGAAATGTACCTTTAAGAATCCTAGTCATATAAATAGTAATTTCCTTTTCAATGTGCTGTAGTACACATGCTGTTGTTTGATACTTGCTGCCCTCTTTAGTTCATGTAACTGCCATCAAGTCAGCACAATTACAACAGAAGAAATTGTCTCCATTACCTGACACTTTAATTAGAATATGCAACATAATCTGTTTCACCTCTTGCTTGAGTAATTGATGAAGAAACAAGAAGCTACTAGCATCTCaaaataatatagtaaatatCAAATGTTAGTGCTAGTTTTCAATTTGAACCCCATTTtcccatgcatttgtgtctaagtCACTatgtgaacaaaaatctttaaaattggtTCAGTGTTTAGAGAACATCATAACCGGTAGCTGTGAACCGGGCTGTAATCtgtaataaagtatacattataatTCCGATGGGCAAATGTGCACCGTTATCGCATCTACTAAACGGGCTTTGCTAGTGGGTTTAGCAATAGCAAATTGAGGGATGTTTAACTTTAGGTGGATGTAAATTGCCCAACGTTACACTGCAGCGGTCCCTCTCAATACTGGAATAATTATTCCCATCAAATCactcaaacataaaaacatggttAAATAGGGTTGAAAGATACTAAAGTTACCATTTCggaaatgctctctctctctctctgacatgaCCTGTGATTGACCAATCTCCTGTCACAAGCTAGATTGGCCTGGAAACGGAGCCTAGAAGAggtgcagaagtctagttttctctgaccacttgaattacaatatgctgaaagattaTGGAATTTTTGCCTAATAACCCTTGAAAAAAAGTGCCTACTCCAGCTTTAAGACAGACCTCTCTCAGTTAATAGTAGTTGCTGTGTCCTGAAAAGGTATGTGTTGAAGCAAATCTGAAAGTGTATAAGAGACTACAATGGACTTTAATAAGTCGTCTTAAGGATGAGGACGCACAAGTCAGAGTGTATTTGGAAAACTGAAGAGCCAGTTCATTTATTTAGACATCTTCACAGAATGTTTATGAATAAGAACACATCACACTAGAACACAAGAAATTGCAACAAACAAACatcctttaaaatatttttttctgcaatGCATAGGACATATGGTCTATTTAAGGCTCCAGGTTGTGTTCGTGCTTTCCTTGGGATCAGATTGTAGACGGCAGGTGTGTTCAAACATCGACTGCTATGCTAATGCTACCGTACAAGCCAGTTAGCGATCATACAGCTCCTTCATCTCCTTAAGGACCTTGATACTCTCGCTGTATCTTAACTGGTTCTTGTTAGAGCACTCCTTCCATCTGAAAAAAGGACCAATAAGAGTCAACTCAACTCATTCAGGACTTTCAGATGTTTCAGAGGTTTTAAATTGTACATGATAACCTGACTCCATAACGGCAACAAATAAACTACGTTGCATGGTGACCAAGTTGCACAAGAACACGGGTGTAACCCTGACCTCGAGGTGGGTTGTCTACAGTACACAACATCAATGAAAATGTGAATAATTATTTTAAGTAACAATACCAAGTTGCTTGACACAAAGAACATACTTTTGTCTTATCTTTTTCCAACGTTCCATGTGGTCACATATGAGAGAACCGGATACAGGAACTGAATCTGTTAActatgggaaaaacaaaatgttcagaTTGAGTTACTTATGATTTGTTAACTGTTCAACTAATGAATTTGATGTAATAATAGATGTGTGTACCTTGGTAACAGTGGGTTTTTCAGTCTGTGGGATCCGGAGATTGATGGGTTCACCAGAAGTGCTGACTGGACAGGAGGTTGGAGGAGGGAGTCTGTACACAATCTGACCTTTACCATTGATCATATCGGTAAgctggagaaagaaagaaaatggaaaaggaAAACCTTTAGCACAATATTATTCCTGGCATTACAACTATGGCATAATGACATCTTTAAAGAACTGAAGGCATACTAATACATTATAGTAAGTCTGTAAGGACTTTTCTTAATACTTTGTTTAAAAGTTAATTCAACTATGAGACAATTTTGTGCTAAATAACTGATCGTATTAATGACACAGattttaagttttaagtttgGGGTTTAACATGGTtagttaaaacataaaaaaatgtgggGATAgaaatttgtttgtttgctcaaaacaacaaattacaaCTAAATACTCAAGAGCAATTCCCCTCTCTTAATCAACAAACCTATAGTTTTAGAGTTATATGTGATTATAAGGAGTTGAATGCATCAGCCGTAAATCCAACTTGACTACAGTTGCTGCCCTGTGCAGAAGCAGGGGTGTCCAAGTATACCAGATATATATGACACCCGTTTCAGAAGGGACACAGCACATTGCCTTTGTTTTCAGAACTGGTGCTGGTGTTGAACTGAGCCGGATCCACACTTTAAATTGCTGAGCCACAAAAGAGCACCCTAATGCTGGTAAGACTGAGGGAGAGAGGTGCTTCTGGCTTGTGGAAGCCCCATGTAAGTGTGCCATTGTGCAGCAATGTTAGGCTTTTGCAgacactgtgctgcattttaaataattgctAGCTAACTGTGCTGGGCTTTTAACAACCAACCTGCTTGAATTGATGGGGATTTAAGTGGTTCACTTTTTagtgttctttctttctatctatctagtttGAGGcccttttttatatttcagctCCATAAGTAGTAATACCCCAAAGTTTGATGCAATATTGTGATAATACTGTTCTCTGTAATATTTCTGGCCACAATATAAACTTCCCTTCTCTGTAAGGGAACACAACAAAAGCAAGAATTCTAGTCTACAATGAAAGAATCTTTCACAATCTTCAGTGAAgtgtaattttaaaattgtacttgtactttgtgGTGAAGTTTTACGTTTTTTACTACAACTGAAGTTATCCAGCGTAACCGAGTAGCCTCACCTCTTCCTCTACCATACTGTGAGGGGGGCTTGGGGAAGCAGGCAGCACACGGACAGAAGGATTGTTTCTCATCCAGGAACGACAGATAGGATAAAGTGGGGTGCTGGTGTTGAACTGAGCCAGATCCACACTGCGATCAAACAACTTAATGATGTAAGCATCTAacaaatggagaaaaacagATAATgggaagacaaagaaagaaaaggtgaGAAATTGTACAATGACGTAAAAAGGCAAAAGTGACCATCCAGTAACTGAGGGACAAAAAGGACAAATACTACAATTTAATTTGTTGCAGaattattttctatatttgcaCTAAGTTTACTTTGTTTGTGCTGATTGCTCTCTGGTATGCCCTCATCCATCTCTTTGCGCTTCTTCCGACGGTGCTGTGGAAATCGAGCTGACGGCCTGGCAATCAAAGCAAGTATAGGGACAGAGAAAACTTTACAAAAGTTACTGCTTTTACACCTATTATGGTGTAAAAGGTGTCTGCTGTGCAGACATGCAACTTGTCAATGAGAAATTATAAAATCATTGACAGGGCAGGACCACAGAGAGATGTTTTTAGccacaattgtaaaaaactaaattattaaATCACTTGCCTTTTTCCAGCAGACAATGGAGACAAATCCCTAGAAACAGCAAGTGAAACATGAAATCTAAAAACAAGCCTTTACACTTTGTATTTAATGTTGaaataatataacaaatatGCACTAACTTCACAGCAGTAACTACGGTATatcatacattttacaaaattggcaaatacattttaaatccaAATCAATGATCCATACTTATTTAAGGAGTCTGCTGATAGTTTTCCAGAATCGCCCTCATTTTGCTCCCTGatcaaaaaacaaagatattaGTCTGagtgaaaagtaaaaacagtgatTAGATgagtttcaattttattattagttttactGACCTTTCATTTTCACTCCTCTCTACCAGTCCCTTTAACACAGCATCCAATCTGCTTCGTGCACCAGCCCCCTCTAAATCTGCAGAATAATACGTTAGCGTAAGTTGTAAACATTGTGTGCAAgaattaacgttagctactgaAAAAACTCACACCAAAGAATTCATATTCAATGCATACTTTGTTACTGGATGTGAGTAATGTTATTGATTAACTTTACCCAAATGTAATAGCCTAGCTTAGGTCAGGAGGACGTTTACATTTAATTGCCTTTCGGGTGAAAATGTAGTAACGTTAACGATAACTGTTACTTACCTGGTCTTTCAGTTTTGATCTTGACGTGGTGCATAATATCCACCTTTCTATAATATATGTAACGTTAGCGTTAATTTGAAAAAACGGCGACTTTTATTACCACCAAGTTAATCACTATGGTTAATCATGTAGTGTTTATAGGTTGATACCGACTTGTAACTTATGCTAACCTTACTTGACAACACTAACTTAGCTAGATAGGACTTCTACAGGACGCTTGCTTGCTAACGTTGGCTGGCTGCGGTTAGGATAGGACCGTTTGCAATCCGTTAAGGTTAGCCACCTTCTGTCTTAGCAGTAACCATTGGATAACGCAAAAGCCAGTTTCTCAAGCCCAGCGTTATCGACGTTAACCTAGATATATTACGAATAGCTAGCTGACTAATGATTACCCCTAGTGGTTTCCATACAGTTACAGGAAATAAAGAGtgtgtattgtattattatatcagacCCTAGCGCTTACTAGCTCAAATTATCGTTGCTAACTAACTTAGCTTGTTTTTGACCAACGATCCTTTGCAGACTTTCCTCTTCCGCGCGCTGCCGGTTTCCTATTAACTGATTGGCGCTTATGCTGCGAGGACATTCTACGTGATTGGGTAAATTGATGTCCATCATATTTAACTTGGTGCCTATTGGCTGTAAGTCTTGTAGTATACAATGTTCGGTTAAAAAATGTCGTTTTCTTCTGGTTTCATCGATAGTGTTGCATTTGTGTGAAATGGCTTAGTAATTATGTTTTCAGTTACAAAGTTGGACTCGTTGCATGAATACTGGTTTAAAGTGCCCGCCGTTGCATCTTAATTTGCTATTTAATGGACATTTTGTGGCTTACTGGCATTTGACACCATGGTAACTTTGTTTTGTAGACATGGCAAGTCAAGCCGGCGGATGTTGTGGCCTTTGTCTTTCTAAGTTAAGTGTTATTCTACGGTAAAACATGCCAATCCAGctatattttattgtaaaagaACTCAGTTGGGATCAGGTATAAATCAGAACCATACTGAAGCAACTTCTTCTGTGCATGCTGTCTTGTGACCTTCTAAAGCTGTAATGAAATCCAGGTAAGATCTGAAGATCACATTTTCATATTACCTTAAACAATAGTTACAGTTGGTCATATCAGAAGTATTGTTTTGACAGTGGGCCTGTGTTTACAAGGAAGAATCCCTTTCAACCAGCATCCAGAGTGGGGAAGGGATCCTACTACCCATCTCACAACcagtccctgtcaaataaaaagaaaaaaactgtatgtaaatgttCTCATACTGCAAGACATAGATTTGATTCTTAGTTTACTTTCCTAAGTCATTGCAAATATTTCTGTcactttgatgttcttttgcaGACTTTGATTCCTGTACGCTCAAACCAGCAATCCAGTCCACAATTACACGCTCAGAGCCCAGAGAGCCAACGGCTGGTTGAGCCACATGGCCAATATTTTGCTGCCCCAGATGTACAACCTGTTTTTGCAGAGTCCTGGCCCTCCACTGAGTGTGGATCTTCTGCTGCCAGCAATACAACTTCATCTGACATGGAGACACATAAACAGTCTGCAAGAGCTGGAAAATCCACAGATACCTCAGAGCTAGGAGTTCAGCAGGACTCCGTAATGGCAAAGTATGCTTTTGTTTGTAGTTTAGAGTCAAGACCCTCAAACCCTCAAACGTAGTGGTGCCTATGCCCTAAGTTGTCCTCTTAAACAGATCTGTGACCTTTTATTGTAATGAAAAGCTGCAATATGTAAGGCATGACTGACAGTGCTATTGTATCATTATTATTGGTGAGTGGatcttttaaataataatttgaatCACTACTTATAGCCAGCATTGGCCTTTGCTCTCCCAGGTACATAGATCGCTTTCGCCATGGTCGACCACAGAGTCGAGAGGAGCGCCAGCAGATGCACTCTGTCATTGGAGAGAAGCAGCTGCCTTTTTGGTGGATGCCACCCTCATCTTTACCCCGCAGTTCTTCAGACACGGGTACATTctcaattattgttttttttgtaatgtaggGGTTATTAACTGTCACCAGTTCCTAAATTGCAATGTGGAAAGCAACCTTGCTGTTCAAATCTTTCTATGGAATGCCTTCCTCTGAACAGATGGACCATCCATTTACAGTCCAGCCGTACAGCACCAACACGACGCGTCCCTTTCCCCGTGCAGAGGATCGCTTAGTGTGAGTGCATTTACCTCGGAATGtagatttatttcttttacaaaataaaaacaaaccagatactgttccatttttatttattttttattatttgggtATGCTGTTATAAGGGATTGAGTCTGCACCCTGTCCTTGTTTATGCCAATTTGTCTGAATGCCCGGGGAGC
The Etheostoma spectabile isolate EspeVRDwgs_2016 chromosome 6, UIUC_Espe_1.0, whole genome shotgun sequence genome window above contains:
- the LOC116691053 gene encoding chymotrypsin-like protease CTRL-1, with translation MVFRGTCSMECYTWNSELGVSQCQYKSQCPTQVTIRRVTQDRDTAMFLLVSCLAFLASALGCGVPAIKPQVNGYNKIVNGHNAVSGSWPWQVSLQDARGFHFCGGSLINQYWVVTAAHCRVSAQNHRVILGEHDRQSNTEPIQVKSIYRVISHPYYNAQNFNNDITLLKLSSPVQMTSRVSPVCLASSSTNIPYGTKCVTTGWGKTGQTSTPRYLQQTALPLLSLAQCKQYWGNKISDAMICAGASGVSSCQGDSGGPLVCENSGVWSLVGIVSWGTSNCNIMTPAVYARVSYLRRWVDQIVASN
- the LOC116691047 gene encoding C3a anaphylatoxin chemotactic receptor, translating into MEPANITSTEDKPAGVDGVLRKVRIASLVIYCVIIMVGTLGNGLVIYVTGCRMKRTVNSVWFLNLALADFLFTAFLILTIISVSQEYHWQFGEFMCKLNSFVIIVNMFASIFLLTAISLDRCLSIWVVVWAQNKRTVLKAQLICVCIWMTAMVCSIPYAVFRGIQVRGEKIYCSYSAYISLKGIWFLGIFRFVVGFLIPFLVIIVCYVAIAVRAGRLHRIRKQRSRRIIFSIVLAFFICWLPFHITNFIELKSYDNPDLRNIVVIAGPLTLSLAFMNSCLNPILYVFLCDEFQKKLRKSICFVLESALAEDHLSFMSSRSLSSHFSWISRKSDSTAPLERKGTETSLNFTESKVVITGERKTESTE
- the lin37 gene encoding protein lin-37 homolog, with protein sequence MHHVKIKTERPDLEGAGARSRLDAVLKGLVERSENEREQNEGDSGKLSADSLNKDLSPLSAGKRPSARFPQHRRKKRKEMDEGIPESNQHKQNAYIIKLFDRSVDLAQFNTSTPLYPICRSWMRNNPSVRVLPASPSPPHSMVEEELTDMINGKGQIVYRLPPPTSCPVSTSGEPINLRIPQTEKPTVTKLTDSVPVSGSLICDHMERWKKIRQKWKECSNKNQLRYSESIKVLKEMKELYDR